A genomic stretch from Acidobacteriota bacterium includes:
- a CDS encoding leucyl aminopeptidase: MTKVQVSPREWFDLQTDVDLLFLFEGQAARKLLSGKAGRQLEESLARRGFSAGSGKTAAVEIDIASGRRLLIVAGLGAKDELDTRRLHRAAAAAVRAARACKARSVGVGLPGPGGRLRDVGERCRALFEGLLLGSYTFDRYRSKPDNAPPARRVIVAAGRHAAAAKKTLAAAVALGEGVALARDLVNEPAGTLDPVTYAGRIRQHFRSKKVQVRVFGRAQIEKLSMGALLQVAVGSEVPPRVVHLVWRPARPRKKVALVGKGVTFDSGGYNIKTTGHIETMKCDMAGSAAVIGAIHAASRLNLPVEVHGVVGLVENLVSGKAYKPGDVLRTRSGKTVEINNTDAEGRLVLADILDYAGTTIKPDLMIDLATLTGACVVALGEHCSAVFGRDEDLRKQLLAAAQRAGELMWPLPMIGDYFEQLRSPIADCRNTGSRWGGSITAALFLEQFVGQTPWLHLDIAGPAFLEKQDPFWGEGGTGAGVPTLLALLSGLSL; this comes from the coding sequence ATGACGAAAGTACAGGTGTCGCCGCGGGAATGGTTCGACCTGCAGACCGACGTCGATCTGCTTTTTCTTTTCGAGGGCCAGGCCGCGCGCAAACTCTTGTCGGGCAAGGCCGGTCGGCAGCTCGAAGAGTCTCTCGCCCGGCGCGGTTTTTCGGCGGGCAGTGGCAAGACGGCGGCGGTGGAGATCGATATCGCGTCGGGTCGCCGCCTGCTGATCGTTGCCGGACTCGGCGCGAAGGACGAACTCGATACGCGGCGCCTGCATCGTGCCGCGGCGGCGGCGGTCCGGGCCGCCCGCGCGTGCAAGGCCCGGTCGGTGGGAGTCGGCCTTCCCGGGCCCGGCGGCAGGCTGCGCGACGTCGGGGAGCGCTGCCGGGCCTTGTTCGAGGGCTTGTTGCTCGGCAGCTACACTTTCGACCGCTACCGCAGCAAGCCCGACAACGCGCCGCCGGCACGGCGCGTGATCGTCGCCGCCGGGAGGCACGCGGCAGCGGCGAAGAAGACCCTGGCGGCCGCCGTGGCTCTCGGTGAAGGCGTGGCGCTGGCCCGCGACCTGGTCAACGAGCCGGCCGGCACCCTGGATCCGGTGACCTACGCGGGCCGGATTCGCCAACACTTCCGCTCGAAGAAGGTTCAGGTGAGGGTCTTCGGACGCGCTCAGATCGAAAAGCTGTCGATGGGGGCGCTGTTGCAGGTGGCCGTCGGCAGCGAGGTGCCGCCCAGGGTGGTGCACCTGGTCTGGCGCCCGGCCCGGCCCCGGAAGAAGGTCGCGCTGGTGGGCAAGGGTGTGACCTTCGATTCCGGGGGGTACAACATCAAGACCACGGGTCACATCGAGACCATGAAATGCGACATGGCCGGATCGGCGGCCGTGATCGGCGCGATCCATGCGGCTTCCCGGTTGAATCTGCCGGTGGAAGTCCACGGTGTCGTCGGCCTGGTCGAGAACCTGGTGTCGGGCAAGGCGTACAAACCGGGGGATGTTTTGCGCACCCGCTCGGGCAAGACGGTCGAGATCAACAACACGGACGCCGAGGGCCGGCTGGTGCTGGCCGACATCCTCGATTACGCCGGCACCACGATCAAGCCCGACCTGATGATCGACCTGGCGACCTTGACGGGGGCCTGTGTCGTGGCTTTGGGAGAACACTGCTCGGCGGTGTTCGGCCGCGACGAGGATCTTCGCAAACAGCTCCTCGCCGCCGCGCAGCGGGCCGGTGAGCTGATGTGGCCGCTGCCCATGATCGGGGACTATTTCGAGCAGCTCCGGTCGCCGATCGCCGACTGTCGCAACACCGGCAGCCGCTGGGGTGGGTCGATTACGGCCGCCTTGTTCCTCGAACAGTTCGTCGGGCAGACGCCTTGGTTGCATCTGGACATCGCCGGCCCGGCCTTCCTGGAAAAGCAGGATCCGTTCTGGGGAGAGGGCGGGACCGGTGCGGGGGTGCCCACCCTTCTGGCGCTGCTCTCCGGGCTTAGTCTCTAA
- the dxs gene encoding 1-deoxy-D-xylulose-5-phosphate synthase encodes MEHVLDDGMKARPEAEGNPAAGVRLDQIDTPADLRGLEIRDLEELARQIRSFLVQVASEKGGHFAPSLGVVELTLALHYVYQTPRDLIVWDVGHQAYAHKLLTGRRARLHTIRQDDGLSGFLKRSESEYDSFGAGHASTAPSAALGMAAARDLRGETDRHVAAVIGDGAMTGGLAFEALNNAGALGSNLLIVLNDNAMSISPNVGAVAHYLTSLTTHPYYRRMKGEIHSVLQKIPRVGPAAGEFARRLEQGLKGALVPGALFQALGFTYLGPIDGHDLEELVDVLRRIRESHLGPVLLHALTHKGKGYAPAEADPCKWHGVSPFDPATGDKPKAAAVTAPPPPEASPPSYTSIFAEALVDLAGRREDVVAITAAMPTGTGLDRFGQAYPERYFDVGIAEGHGVTFAAGLASQGLRPVCAIYSTFLQRAFDHMIHDVALQGLPVVFALDRAGLVGADGPTHHGAFDLSYLRLVPSLVVAAPRDGDELADMLETALAQNERPFALRYPRGAAPGPRRRAPRVLPLGSWEVLEETGGEVVFAAVGSLVPIAQGVARTLVERGVGATVLNARFIKPLDVDMLRRYVGAARVVVSLEENTIRGGFTSALLEADVEHGLGLAGKLLPRAIPDRFIGHGSRPRLLAEAGIDEASVLDAVTRRLEWDH; translated from the coding sequence ATGGAGCACGTCCTCGATGACGGCATGAAAGCGCGCCCCGAAGCCGAGGGGAATCCGGCGGCCGGTGTGCGTCTCGATCAGATCGACACGCCGGCCGACCTGCGCGGCCTCGAGATCCGCGATCTCGAAGAGCTGGCCCGCCAGATTCGCTCGTTCCTGGTTCAGGTGGCCTCCGAGAAGGGGGGCCACTTCGCGCCCAGCCTGGGGGTCGTGGAACTCACCCTGGCCCTGCATTACGTCTACCAGACGCCCCGGGACCTGATCGTCTGGGACGTGGGACACCAGGCCTACGCCCACAAGTTGCTGACCGGCCGGCGGGCGCGGTTGCACACCATTCGCCAGGACGACGGCCTGTCGGGCTTCCTCAAGCGCAGCGAGAGCGAGTACGATTCCTTTGGCGCCGGGCACGCTTCGACGGCGCCCTCGGCGGCGCTGGGCATGGCGGCGGCGCGGGATCTGCGGGGTGAGACCGACCGCCACGTGGCCGCGGTGATCGGCGACGGCGCGATGACCGGCGGGCTGGCCTTCGAAGCCCTGAACAACGCGGGCGCCCTGGGCAGCAACCTGCTGATCGTCCTCAACGACAACGCCATGTCCATCTCGCCCAATGTCGGCGCGGTGGCCCACTATCTGACCTCGCTGACGACCCATCCTTACTACCGGCGGATGAAGGGCGAGATCCACTCGGTGTTGCAGAAGATCCCACGGGTCGGACCGGCCGCCGGCGAGTTCGCCCGTCGTCTCGAGCAGGGTCTCAAGGGCGCGCTCGTGCCGGGGGCGCTGTTCCAGGCCCTGGGCTTCACCTACCTGGGGCCCATCGACGGCCACGACTTGGAAGAACTGGTCGATGTGCTGCGCCGGATTCGGGAATCCCATCTCGGGCCCGTGTTGCTCCATGCCCTGACCCACAAGGGCAAGGGTTACGCGCCTGCCGAGGCGGACCCCTGCAAGTGGCACGGGGTCAGTCCCTTCGATCCGGCCACCGGGGACAAGCCCAAGGCTGCGGCCGTGACGGCGCCGCCGCCTCCCGAGGCTTCGCCGCCGAGTTACACCAGCATTTTCGCCGAGGCCCTGGTCGATCTCGCCGGCCGGCGGGAGGACGTGGTCGCCATCACCGCGGCGATGCCTACCGGTACCGGCCTCGACCGCTTCGGCCAGGCCTATCCGGAGCGCTACTTCGACGTGGGCATCGCCGAGGGCCACGGGGTGACTTTCGCCGCCGGCCTGGCGAGCCAGGGGCTGCGGCCGGTCTGTGCGATCTATTCCACCTTCCTCCAGCGGGCCTTCGATCACATGATCCACGACGTGGCCCTCCAGGGCCTTCCCGTGGTCTTCGCCCTCGATCGGGCCGGGCTGGTGGGGGCGGACGGACCGACCCATCACGGAGCCTTCGACCTGTCCTATCTTCGCCTGGTGCCGTCACTGGTGGTGGCCGCGCCCCGTGATGGCGACGAACTCGCGGACATGCTCGAAACGGCTCTCGCCCAGAACGAGCGCCCCTTCGCGCTGCGCTATCCGCGGGGAGCGGCGCCGGGGCCCCGGCGCCGGGCCCCACGTGTGCTGCCCCTCGGAAGCTGGGAGGTGCTCGAGGAAACGGGTGGCGAGGTGGTCTTCGCCGCGGTGGGCAGCCTGGTGCCCATCGCCCAGGGCGTCGCCCGCACCCTGGTCGAGCGAGGCGTCGGTGCCACCGTGCTCAACGCCCGCTTCATCAAGCCGCTCGACGTGGACATGCTGCGCCGATACGTGGGAGCGGCGCGGGTCGTCGTCTCGCTGGAAGAGAATACGATTCGTGGCGGGTTCACCTCGGCTTTGCTCGAGGCTGACGTGGAACATGGCTTGGGGCTTGCCGGCAAACTGCTGCCGCGAGCGATCCCCGATCGATTCATCGGGCACGGATCCCGTCCGCGCCTGCTCGCGGAAGCGGGGATCGACGAGGCTTCCGTGCTCGATGCCGTGACCCGCCGGCTGGAGTGGGATCACTGA